The genomic interval ATCGTAAAGATATAGTATTATTTTTGAGAATTACAAATTTGGTGAAGAATAATTTTATAAATTTGTTGAAACATAATTTTAAAAACACAAAATGAAGATTAAAGTACTTTTTATACTATCGATATTTTTATTCTCAAATTTTTCAGCAGAAGAAACTGTTTTTTGGGGACCAACAGGACATAGAACTACGGGGAAAATTGCCGAAAATCATTTAACAAACAAAGCCAAAAGAAAAATTGACAAATTGTTAAAAGGACAAAGTTTGGCATTTGTATCCACCTTTGGTGATGAGATAAAATCTGATAAAAAATACAACGAGTTTTATTCTTGGCATTATGTAAATATGGGCTTAGATGAAAAGTATGCAGATGCAGAAAAAAATCCGGCAGGAGATATGGTTACTGGTATCTATAAATGTATAGAGGTTTTAAAGGATGACAATAGTTCTGAGGAAGATAAAGTTTTCTATTTAAAAATGTTGGTACATTTAGTTGGAGATTTACATCAACCAATGCATGTTGGACAAAGAGAAGACAAAGGTGGGAATACAATACAGCTTCAGTGGTTTGGTAAGGGGACAAACTTGCACTCGGTTTGGGATTCTAAAATAATAGAAGAATATAACATGAGTTATATTGAATTGGCTGAAAATGCAAAAGATTTATCAAAAGCAGAAATTAAAGCTATTGAAAAAGGAACTGTTGTAGATTGGGTAGATGAAGTTCATGAGGTTACAAAAGAAGTTTATAAATCTGTAAAAGTTGGTGAGAATTTAAAATACAGATATTCTTATAATCATTTAGGAACTGTAAGAACTCAATTGCAAAAAGGAGGAATTCGTTTGGCAAAAATTTTAAACGATATTTTCTAACAGCAAAATAGATTAGTATTAGAGCCTCATAAATTTAGTTTTATGAGGCTTTTTTGTTAAGGATTAGTTAATTGTTTTTTAGTAAGATATCTTCTTTGTAATTTTATAAAATGTTTAAAAACGGTTTTTATTCTTTGCTATTTTTGTCTCTTTTATTTTCCTGTAAAAAAGGAGAAGTAAAAGAAGTATCACAAAAAGTAAGCTCTGTAAAGTCTTATACATACAATGAATTGAAACCTTTGTTAGAAAAAAATGATGGTAAAACATACGTTGTTAATTTTTGGGCAACTTGGTGTGCTCCTTGTGTAAAAGAATTACCGGCATTTGAAAAATTAAACAAAGAATATGCAGCTAAAAATGTAGAAGTTATTTTGGTTAGTTTAGACTTTCCGAAACAAGTAGATAAAAGATTGATTCCATTTATCAATAAACATAATTTACAGTCTAAAGTTGTTTTATTAAATGATATTAATGAAGATGTCTGGATTAAAGCCATAGATTCTACTTGGTCTGGAGCCATACCAGCTACATTAATTTACAATGCAAAAGGAAGAACGTTTTACGAGAAATCTTTCGATTATGAAGAACTAGAATCCGAATTGAAAACTATTTTATAAACTTACAAAGTAACAATATGAAATTTACAAAATCGATTTTAGTCCTATTTGTAGTTCTTGTGGCAAGTGCCTTTACAATAAATACGGCAGATGGTTACCAAGTAGGTGACACCATAGAATATTTTACGTTAAAGAATATTGATGGTAAAATGGTTTCTCTATCAGATTATGCTGATGCAAAAGGATTTGTAATCATTTTTACGTGTAATACCTGTCCGTATTCTGTAGCTAATGAAGATAGAATAATCGCTTTAGATTTAAAATATAAAAAATTAGGTTATCCTGTAATTGCTATCAATCCGAATGATCCGAAGGCTTCTAAAGGAGATAGTTTAGAAGATATGAAGGTTAGGGCAGAAGAAAAAGGATTCACGTTTCCTTATTTATTAGATGAAGGACAAAAAGTATATCCCAAATTTGGGGCAACTAAAACACCTCATGTATTTGTGGTTAGCAAACCAAGTATGAAAGTTGAATATATTGGAGCAATAGATAATAATTCTAGAGATGCAGATTCTGTAACTGAAAAATATGTAGAAAACGTGTTAGATGCTTTATTGTCTGGAAAAAAGCCTACAAAAAGAAACACTAGAGCAATTGGTTGTTCAATAAAAGTATTATAAGAGAAATGATTTAGAGATTAATTGAACTTTTTCCTCTATTTACAAAAAATCCCAAGTTTTCACTTGGGGTTT from Polaribacter sejongensis carries:
- a CDS encoding S1/P1 nuclease, coding for MKIKVLFILSIFLFSNFSAEETVFWGPTGHRTTGKIAENHLTNKAKRKIDKLLKGQSLAFVSTFGDEIKSDKKYNEFYSWHYVNMGLDEKYADAEKNPAGDMVTGIYKCIEVLKDDNSSEEDKVFYLKMLVHLVGDLHQPMHVGQREDKGGNTIQLQWFGKGTNLHSVWDSKIIEEYNMSYIELAENAKDLSKAEIKAIEKGTVVDWVDEVHEVTKEVYKSVKVGENLKYRYSYNHLGTVRTQLQKGGIRLAKILNDIF
- a CDS encoding TlpA disulfide reductase family protein, translated to MFKNGFYSLLFLSLLFSCKKGEVKEVSQKVSSVKSYTYNELKPLLEKNDGKTYVVNFWATWCAPCVKELPAFEKLNKEYAAKNVEVILVSLDFPKQVDKRLIPFINKHNLQSKVVLLNDINEDVWIKAIDSTWSGAIPATLIYNAKGRTFYEKSFDYEELESELKTIL
- a CDS encoding thioredoxin family protein; translated protein: MKFTKSILVLFVVLVASAFTINTADGYQVGDTIEYFTLKNIDGKMVSLSDYADAKGFVIIFTCNTCPYSVANEDRIIALDLKYKKLGYPVIAINPNDPKASKGDSLEDMKVRAEEKGFTFPYLLDEGQKVYPKFGATKTPHVFVVSKPSMKVEYIGAIDNNSRDADSVTEKYVENVLDALLSGKKPTKRNTRAIGCSIKVL